Proteins from a single region of Megalopta genalis isolate 19385.01 chromosome 3, iyMegGena1_principal, whole genome shotgun sequence:
- the apolpp gene encoding retinoid- and fatty-acid binding glycoprotein apolipophorin, with amino-acid sequence MGQPPRLMGTALACLFLLFAAADASSKCSTGCRGMHSNKAYQEGKTYIYQLKGKSVTSVSEAEGDATLELSATVELSVKPDCVHQLVLKNVLVNKERPNTPGLEDATVQFNYHNGHIDTEICAEPTDSQASLNIKRAVVSLFQSAVLQDSGTAAIHETDVMGVCPTKFSFYKKGETLVVEKTRNLDQCSFRENVNQGLVTAMVDTATGLKTTPLLDSHQTINQRFKQGVLDSATSTETYKLRPFSNGESGAKTVVETTLSFTGEKPENPTKPVSAPKTLIFDAPHAVVKYNQEDIAKALKAAQAEIAGGVKPAAASKFTELVKVLRLSNKPDMLSTYQKVKAGAGFDKGCLQLLLDGLFHAGTGEAAEVGVELIKNKEMTETQTLLFYTGLALIRHTTLPTVTALTTLLDQPDLPRIGYLGIGQAIGKYCQQHSCENVAKVKEAVHKIREKVGNGKTKTRAQEDVVISALKALGNTFLDDATLVKLANIAADKNVRNRVRVAAIEALPTKCTMKWKNIVLKVFADKEEDSEIRIKSYLSLVACPCPHVASHLKDTLDKETVNQVGSFIQGHLRNLRASTDPNKLNAKSHIGQIKPRTKFPEDFRKFSYNDELSYKIESLGLGTSVDENVIYSQNSYVPRSVDLNVTVELFGRNMNLLSLSTRAENLDRAIEHWLGPKGELKLHETVEDPSDTIQTFKQMTKYTAAKYDRLIRGKRAAVEQQELNRFAKNVRLRGNEVDQNLDLDFSMKLFGVEVAYLSYESDNVVDPMKVVVDQVFDKLGRGFEQAKNLNHEVESFLQFLEADLIYPTNLGSSLSLGVTGTSAARVKSNGKVDLADILEFPKKATFRVGVEPSVAVTVTGNILVQALGVESGLKVVSTLHTSTSSDLSVSVLDGTGIDVSLSLPKKKQEVINVNSEVLFSSGPHGEYAAPKFSKGREYKDCFDQLSTILGLTVCGELSFPYTDLATVQQKPVFPLSGPAKFAVSVENNDVTEFHFRAKLDVENPERRSFEILLDTPKSRTQRRVALTGEVNTKPNLSAKLAFDSPIKKASIEAALKNTPEERSMTVTALHDQNDYYARVGMLVSGNKYKPVLEYKMPEHIARLAGMKPDSQSGQQYTCQGTVEVAEVDGGQKFTIDDVALLIGGQKIVVVDGSIKWTPMAVNVDTKIGYGEKHLDLKMDGSMVPHSLWMLAVTAKPSSDPNLGFSLDWQLKKEKSVWMHNLVFVHGPDLKSEVNRLSLEQKFHPRELEVKDGERSSYKRFGVSLFNELKYPATNLFLGLNGEVDRDSATIGAKMTYEKFKTNFGMSLRRSPHLNPGNYELEVTAELLDNKFQLKSKRDVIEPTKSKFTNLLVFTPGGRYESEVTVVYNVNKENALVQVNGDANLNGKKVKVSTDLEANPQLLNSLVFVKVDGVKYIEFTLKTRKSPHPSGTVNLNLKGYLTANGQYSYQNGKGNANLNIDVPKIGRKVQATGQVSVNGPEHDGTLEILYDAKKDPNKRIKLSTNNHIVSNTDDANNHAVSNSIDTKNVLVWLDQKLEVNGKGKLASRFNNVELDLTADVTLPSGRNFNTKLYRISTHGDKLTEVIVNAELQHCQEKGGPATKLQYRANLQLAEPDLTFDSDTQLKLIDTENKDLLINYHIVRKLENGKMLSSIGVKVGGAKVPQEFKVKASSDEDDSCSENKLHGSWGDWLVENNLKIVNKDSDQGLELEGSGKLACGKDNEIGLKLSSKTERRGSLDAASEGKGEFVLKVAKHPPLQLEGCYKYEPSEGKSTADVDVKFEYGDNKATLQSNNVYKPDVAIVTVKVNSALPIEKFRNVALDLDYKRLKADNQLTTNAVLKADGAEYTLKSNIQPQGARRVFEVTTTCPQGKSELLWAFEKLGLKEYKGELTVRTPKGFVTGDVHADLDSVDEFEITGNFDSDKTKYRKVHAEISNKPTAKTGKRIIVTVTSDGKNIVTGSTSYKKRDEEGKIVVEGNGSLKVGDDTKSSSFKYTRQQLTIEKDGEEGIAVILNANFGPSAIVGELKLTNKELHVFNSYCEQTKDCAHFKLQSSMDTTPGKQYLKHQLTVEVDLKKFNVPAEFGLKTNTELSHPQVDHTSNLYLHSTKDKSEYTYQFYIHPKESASILTLPSREVALILVHVVPKAKAGGPYMLDLSLYMDKKNKPAEKTCLSANGDLNIDKDGLSLSGNAKFSYPTQTKDLSVKGRLHSGDERLLDASLDLDVFDKKSQKISITAIVQKQKVLDGQNVTSNIEVNSRGQQLKVNLKSALAFSSQQIELSSFFTYNDVHQKPKTLGALLSADKGQAELFVTLPDKVLIKDEWKYQISKEQQTISRELCLLGEPAVVAKLESKGLNSFDFVTYCKDKPNDKVTVNGQVVLGQLAEIHADSYKDGAKKKLFRVLVHLDEKQFLKPDISYDKANVIEVFEVQKNRRIELVQKLKETQDWVADQIRAETGDLTQHLQKAQPNLKPLFEYYQNELSKLKQEINADETVKEIQATFNKYLGGVVGAASHILKDVAEVTEKLQKQLNTLLDSFKASVNAVYPKLKESYQNIFNKYLEIVDVIANLTRTYLNALLDLINSHQKELHDVLSIVSTMVHDYSKAQSKILEQVTHDLNGFTSELVDKIKALPIYEIAKAKYQNLKNFQVPEAILKSLEEACSVVKNLLPTQELQQLAQVFCKYLTKLVKHETIDPMDAIKEISAKAQNAIKSLLYIVTHIGASEDVLGSLKFQSPFNFGFLSEIPSIPIAQLSTWNLLRNKELPTLMDLYYAYRPTLYLSDIIPPFSKAGVVTDGGHFFTFDGRHLTLPGTCSYILAQDMQDGNFSVVANFNHGSLASLSITAPEESMTLKSNGNILVNNKRADFPASTENLHAYLAHPFGSVKSDYGVRITCTRKAPMVCAVRVSGFYHGRMRGLLGDGNNEPYDDFTLPSGKIAESGTDFGNAYKLKGDCPAATAVEHKDRAPVCTDYFIGQSSTLKSCFKYVNPSQYREACDHAVAADPAYGACLIATAYHYACYSAGIKTTSVPPPCANCQVGASTIGIGDTFSVKIPKKEADIVIVLEQSLPNDQVYKDVITHLITLVRDELKQAGIPDVHIGLIGYAENMPWPQHYTFNGETNITGELKNIKFRGTDPKASFQEVVNGLRELRNSMGPIMLPLMYAKQRLDVELGTLKLTDAHEEAIGYPFRPGAAKAVVGVHAFACEKSPLPISLQHIRLMLGLKTYRDLGLTYYHMSYPTGYEQDKAYSVDDRNNNLASEKGDVCADFAVSSGGAAFNLDNLAHASPKQKKQFAQVVAKKIAAGLIHTELEEDCLCGYQYGIVGRAKCKIVGSKNLARDTKAGVKG; translated from the exons GTAAATGCAGCACCGGCTGTCGTGGAA TGCATTCGAATAAAGCGTATCAAGAAGGAAAAACGTATATCTACCAGTTAAAAGGAAAGTCAGTTACATCGGTCAGCGAGGCTGAAGGAGATGCGACCCTCGAACTGTCGGCCACTGTCGAATTGTCGGTGAAACCGGACTGCGTGCATCAATTAGTCCTGAAGAACGTTCTAGTTAACAAAGAG CGTCCAAATACGCCAGGACTTGAGGATGCAACAGTTCAGTTTAACTACCACAACGGGCACATCGACACGGAGATCTGTGCGGAGCCAACAGACAGCCAAGCCTCCTTGAACATCAAGAGGGCGGTCGTCTCCTTGTTCCAATCAGCTGTTTTGCAAGACAGCGGCACGGCGGCCATCCACGAG ACCGACGTGATGGGCGTCTGCCCGACGAAGTTCTCGTTCTACAAGAAGGGCGAGACTTTGGTGGTGGAGAAGACGAGGAACCTGGACCAGTGCAGTTTCCGCGAGAACGTGAACCAAGGCCTGGTAACGGCGATGGTTGACACGGCGACCGGGCTGAAAACGACGCCTCTATTGGACTCCCATCAGACGATCAACCAACGCTTCAAACAAGGCGTTCTGGACTCGGCGACCTCCACCGAGACGTACAAGCTTCGTCCGTTCAGCAACGGCGAGTCTGGCGCGAAGACGGTGGTGGAGACCACGCTGTCGTTCACCGGCGAGAAACCGGAGAACCCGACGAAACCGGTGTCCGCGCCGAAGACCTTGATCTTCGACGCCCCGCACGCGGTCGTTAAATACAATCAAGAGGACATCGCGAAGGCGTTGAAGGCCGCGCAGGCGGAGATCGCCGGCGGCGTGAAGCCGGCCGCCGCGAGCAAGTTCACGGAGCTGGTGAAGGTGCTGCGGCTCAGCAACAAGCCGGACATGCTGTCGACGTACCAGAAGGTGAAGGCGGGCGCCGGGTTCGACAAGGGTTGCCTGCAGCTGCTGCTGGACGGGCTGTTCCACGCTGGAACCGGCGAGGCGGCGGAGGTTGGCGTGGAGCTGATCAAGAACAAGGAAATGACCGAAACGCAGACGCTGCTCTTCTACACCGGGCTGGCGCTGATCCGGCACACCACCCTGCCGACGGTCACGGCATTGACCACTCTTCTGGACCAGCCCGATCTGCCCCGGATCGGCTACCTCGGGATCGGCCAGGCGATCGGCAAGTACTGCCAACAACATTCGTGCGAGAACGTGGCGAAGGTGAAGGAGGCGGTGCACAAGATCCGCGAGAAGGTGGGCAACGGCAAGACGAAGACCAGGGCGCAGGAGGATGTGGTGATCTCCGCGCTGAAGGCGCTGGGCAACACGTTCCTGGACGACGCGACTCTGGTGAAACTGGCGAACATCGCCGCGGACAAGAACGTGAGGAACAGGGTGCGGGTGGCGGCCATCGAGGCGCTGCCCACCAAGTGCACCATGAAATGGAAGAACATCGTATTGAAAGTGTTCGCGGACAAGGAGGAGGACAGCGAGATCAGGATCAAGTCGTACTTGTCGTTGGTCGCGTGCCCCTGCCCGCACGTCGCCAGCCACCTGAAGGACACCCTGGACAAGGAGACGGTGAACCAGGTCGGCTCGTTCATCCAGGGCCATCTGAGGAACCTGCGAGCCTCCACGGACCCGAACAAGCTGAACGCGAAGAGCCATATCGGGCAGATCAAGCCGCGCACCAAGTTCCCGGAGGACTTCCGCAAGTTCTCGTACAACGACGAGCTGTCGTACAAGATCGAGTCGCTGGGCCTTGGCACGAGCGTCGACGAGAACGTGATCTACAGCCAGAACAGCTACGTGCCCCGGTCCGTGGACCTGAACGTCACCGTGGAGCTGTTCGGCCGCAACATGAACCTGCTGAGCTTGAGCACCCGCGCGGAGAACCTTGACAGAGCGATCGAGCACTGGCTCGGCCCGAAGGGCGAGCTCAAGTTACACGAAACGGTGGAGGACCCGTCCGACACGATTCAGACGTTCAAGCAGATGACGAAGTACACCGCGGCCAAGTACGACAGGCTGATCCGCGGGAAGAGGGCCGCGGTCGAGCAGCAGGAGCTGAACCGGTTCGCGAAGAACGTGCGGCTGAGGGGCAACGAGGTCGACCAGAACCTGGACCTGGACTTCTCGATGAAGCTGTTCGGCGTGGAGGTCGCCTACCTGAGCTACGAAAGCGACAACGTCGTGGACCCCATGAAAGTGGTCGTAGACCAGGTGTTCGATAAACTGGGCAGAGGATTCGAGCAGGCCAAGAACCTGAACCACGAGGTCGAGAGCTTCCTGCAGTTCCTGGAAGCCGACCTGATCTATCCGACCAACCTCGGCAGCTCCCTGTCCCTGGGAGTGACCGGGACCAGCGCGGCTCGCGTCAAAAGCAACGGCAAGGTGGACCTCGCGGATATCCTGGAATTCCCGAAGAAAGCGACGTTCAGAGTCGGCGTGGAGCCGAGCGTGGCGGTCACGGTGACCGGCAACATCCTCGTCCAGGCACTGGGCGTCGAGTCCGGGCTGAAGGTGGTGAGCACCCTTCACACGTCGACCAGCAGCGACTTGTCCGTGAGCGTGCTGGACGGCACAGGCATCGACGTCTCGCTGAGCCTGCCGAAGAAGAAGCAGGAGGTGATCAACGTGAACAGCGAGGTGCTGTTCAGCAGCGGCCCGCACGGCGAGTACGCGGCGCCCAAGTTCAGCAAGGGCAGAGAGTACAAGGACTGTTTCGACCAGCTGTCCACCATCTTGGGGCTGACCGTCTGCGGCGAGCTGTCGTTCCCGTACACGGACCTGGCCACCGTTCAGCAGAAGCCCGTGTTCCCACTTAGCGGACCGGCGAAGTTCGCCGTGTCCGTCGAGAACAACGACGTGACCGAGTTCCACTTCAGGGCGAAGCTGGACGTCGAGAACCCGGAGCGACGTTCCTTCGAGATCCTGTTGGACACCCCGAAGAGCAGGACGCAGAGACGCGTCGCTCTGACCGGGGAGGTCAACACCAAGCCGAACCTGTCCGCCAAGCTGGCCTTCGACTCGCCGATCAAGAAGGCCTCGATCGAGGCCGCCCTGAAGAACACCCCGGAGGAGCGCAGCATGACCGTGACCGCGCTCCACGACCAGAACGACTATTACGCGCGCGTCGGCATGCTGGTCAGCGGCAACAAGTACAAGCCGGTGCTGGAGTACAAGATGCCGGAGCACATCGCGAGACTTGCCGGCATGAAGCCCGACTCGCAGTCGGGCCAGCAGTACACCTGCCAGGGCACCGTGGAGGTCGCGGAGGTGGACGGCGGTCAGAAGTTCACCATCGACGACGTGGCTCTGCTGATCGGCGGCCAGAAGATCGTGGTCGTCGACGGTTCGATCAAGTGGACGCCGATGGCGGTGAACGTGGACACGAAGATCGGATACGGCGAGAAGCACCTGGACCTGAAGATGGACGGGAGCATGGTGCCCCACAGCCTCTGGATGCTCGCGGTGACCGCCAAGCCCTCGTCCGACCCCAATCTCGGGTTTTCGTTGGATTGGCAGCTGAAGAAGGAGAAGTCCGTGTGGATGCACAACCTGGTCTTCGTCCACGGGCCCGATCTGAAGTCCGAGGTGAACCGGCTGAGTCTAGAGCAGAAGTTCCACCCGCGTGAGTTGGAGGTGAAGGATGGCGAGCGGTCAAGCTACAAGCGTTTCGGCGTCTCGTTGTTCAACGAGCTGAAGTACCCCGCCACGAATCTGTTCCTGGGGCTCAACGGCGAGGTCGACAGGGATTCGGCGACCATCGGCGCCAAAATGACGTACGAGAAGTTCAAGACCAACTTCGGGATGTCCTTGCGTAGATCGCCCCACCTGAATCCGGGCAACTACGAGCTGGAGGTCACGGCCGAGCTGCTGGATAATAAGTTCCAACTGAAGTCGAAGCGCGACGTGATCGAGCCGACCAAGAGCAAGTTCACGAACTTGCTGGTGTTCACGCCGGGCGGCAGGTACGAGTCCGAGGTGACGGTGGTGTACAACGTGAACAAGGAGAACGCGCTGGTCCAGGTGAACGGCGACGCGAACCTGAACGGCAAGAAGGTGAAAGTGTCCACCGATCTGGAGGCGAACCCGCAGCTGTTGAACTCGCTGGTGTTCGTCAAGGTCGACGGCGTCAAGTACATCGAGTTCACCCTGAAGACACGGAAGAGCCCGCACCCGAGCGGCACCGTGAACCTGAACCTGAAGGGCTACCTGACGGCGAACGGCCAGTACTCGTACCAGAACGGCAAAGGGAACGCGAACCTGAACATCGACGTGCCGAAGATCGGTCGCAAGGTCCAGGCGACGGGCCAGGTGTCCGTCAACGGCCCGGAGCACGACGGCACCCTCGAGATCCTCTACGACGCCAAGAAGGACCCGAACAAGCGGATCAAGCTGTCCACGAACAACCACATCGTCTCCAACACGGACGACGCGAACAACCACGCCGTCTCCAACTCGATCGACACGAAGAACGTGCTCGTCTGGCTCGACCAGAAGCTCGAGGTGAACGGCAAGGGCAAGCTGGCCAGCAGATTCAACAACGTAGAGCTCGACCTGACCGCGGACGTCACTCTGCCGTCCGGCCGTAACTTCAACACGAAATTGTACCGGATATCCACGCATGGGGACAAGCTGACCGAGGTCATAGTGAACGCCGAGCTGCAGCACTGCCAGGAGAAGGGCGGGCCGGCCACCAAGCTTCAGTACAGGGCCAACTTACAGCTGGCCGAACCGGATTTGACCTTCGATTCGGACACGCAATTGAAACTGATCGACACCGAGAACAAGGACCTGCTGATCAACTATCATATCGTGCGGAAACTCGAGAACGGCAAGATGCTGAGCAGCATCGGCGTAAAGGTTGGCGGCGCGAAGGTCCCGCAGGAGTTCAAAGTCAAAGCCTCGTCTGACGAGGACGACTCGTGCAGCGAGAACAAGCTACATGGATCCTGGGGCGACTGGCTGGTGGAG AACAATCTGAAGATTGTGAACAAGGACAGCGACCAAGGTCTGGAGTTGGAGGGATCTGGGAAACTGGCCTGCggcaaggacaacgagatcGGCTTGAAGTTGAGCAGCAAGACGGAGAGACGAGGCTCCTTGGACGCGGCTTCGGAGGGCAAGGGAGAGTTTGTGCTGAAGGTCGCCAAGCATCCTCCGTTGCAGCTGGAGGGATGCTACAAGTACGAGCCGTCCGAGGGGAAGTCCACCGCGGACGTGGACGTGAAGTTCGAGTACGGAGACAATAAGGCCACGTTACAGTCGAACAACGTGTACAAGCCAGACGTGGCGATCGTCACTGTCAAGGTGAACAGCGCGTTACCCATCGAGAAGTTCCGCAACGTGGCATTGGACCTGGACTACAAG AGGTTGAAAGCAGACAATCAGCTGACCACGAACGCGGTGCTGAAGGCTGACGGCGCGGAGTACACCCTGAAGAGCAACATCCAGCCGCAGGGTGCGCGCAGGGTGTTCGAGGTGACGACCACCTGTCCGCAAGGCAAATCGGAGCTGCTCTGGGCGTTCGAGAAACTCGGGCTGAAAGAGTACAAAG GTGAACTGACCGTGCGCACGCCGAAGGGATTCGTCACCGGGGACGTGCACGCCGACCTTGACAGCGTAGACGAGTTCGAGATCACCGGGAACTTCGACAGCGACAAGACGAAGTACCGCAAGGTGCACGCTGAGATCTCGAACAAGCCGACCGCCAAGACCGGGAAGAGGATCATCGTGACGGTGACCAGCGACGGCAAGAACATCGTAACCGGAAG CACGAGCTACAAGAAACGCGATGAGGAGGGAAAGATCGTGGTCGAGGGCAACGGGAGCCTGAAGGTCGGCGACGACACCAAGAGCTCGTCCTTCAAGTACACCAGGCAACAGCTGACCATCGAGAAGGACGGAGAAGAGGGCATCGCTGTGATTTTGAACGCGAACTTCGGCCCCTCGGCCATCGTCGGCGAGCTCAAGTTGACGAACAAGGAGCTCCACGTCTTCAACAGCTACTGCGAGCAGACCAAGGACTGCGCCCACTTCAAGCTCCAATCGAGCATGGACACGACAC CGGGGAAGCAGTACCTGAAACACCAGCTGACGGTGGAGGTCGACCTGAAGAAGTTCAACGTGCCCGCCGAGTTCGGGCTGAAGACCAACACCGAGCTCAGCCATCCCCAAGTGGACCACACGTCGAATCTGTACCTGCACTCGACCAAAGACAAGTCCGAGTACACCTACCAGTTCTACATTCATCCGAAAGAATCCG CTTCCATTCTGACTCTGCCATCGCGCGAGGTCGCTCTGATTCTCGTCCACGTCGTGCCGAAGGCAAAGGCAGGCGGCCCGTACATGCTGGACCTGTCTTTGTACATGGATAAGAAGAACAAACCGGCGGAGAAGACCTGTCTGAGTGCCAACGGTGACCTGAACATCGACAAGGACGGCTTGTCTCTTAGCGGAAACGCGAAATTCTCGTACCCGACGCAGACCAAG GATCTCTCGGTGAAGGGAAGGCTGCACTCAGGCGACGAACGTCTGCTGGACGCCAGCCTGGACCTTGACGTCTTCGACAAAAAGTCCCAGAAGATCTCGATCACCGCGATCGTTCAGAAGCAGAAGGTCCTGGACGGCCAGAACGTCACCAGCAACATCGAGGTGAACAGCCGCGGCCAGCAGCTGAAGGTGAACCTGAAATCGGCCCTGGCATTCAGCAGCCAGCAGATCGAGCTGAGCAGCTTCTTCACGTACAACGATGTCCATCAGAAACCGAAGACGCTGGGCGCGTTGCTATCCGCGGACAAGGGCCAGGCCGAACTGTTCGTCACGTTGCCCGACAAGGTATTGATCAAGGACGAGTGGAAGTACCAGATCTCGAAGGAGCAGCAGACCATCAGCAGAGAACTGTGTCTGCTCGGCGAGCCGGCCGTCGTGGCGAAACTCGAGAGCAAGGGACTGAACAGCTTCGATTTCGTGACTTACTGCAAAG ACAAGCCGAATGATAAGGTGACCGTGAACGGCCAGGTAGTCCTCGGCCAATTAGCCGAGATCCACGCGGATTCGTACAAGGACGGCGCCAAGAAGAAGCTGTTCCGCGTTCTGGTGCATCTCGACGAGAAACAGTTCCTGAAGCCAGACATCAGTTACGACAAGGCGAATGTGATCGAAGTATTC GAAGTGCAGAAGAACAGGAGGATCGAGCTTGTACAGAAATTGAAGGAAACACAGGATTGGGTGGCGGATCAAATCCGCGCGGAAACCGGGGATCTTACGCAGCACTTGCAGAAAGCGCAGCCTAATCTGAAGCCGCTCTTCGAGTACTATCAGAACGAATTGTCGAAGTTGAAGCAAGAAATCAACGCTGACGAGACTGTCAAAGAAATCCAGGCTACGTT CAACAAATATTTGGGCGGTGTGGTCGGCGCCGCGTCGCACATCCTGAAGGACGTCGCCGAGGTCACGGAGAAGCTGCAGAAACAGCTGAACACGTTGTTGGACAGCTTTAAAGCGTCGGTGAACGCGGTCTACCCGAAACTGAAGGAGTCGTACCAGAACATCTTCAACAAGTACTTAGAAATCGTGGACGTGATCGCGAACTTGACGAGAACGTATCTCAACGCGCTCCTGGACCTGATCAATTCTCATCAGAAGGAGCTGCACGATGTATTGAGCATTGTCTCCACCATGGTCCATGACTACTCTAAGGCCCAGTCGAAGATCTTGGAGCAGGTGACGCACGACCTGAATGGGTTCACCTCGGAGCTGGTCGACAAAATAAAGGCGTTGCCGATTTACGAGATCGCCAAGGCAAAATACCAGAACTTGAAGAACTTCCAGGTGCCGGAGGCCATTTTGAAATCGCTCGAGGAAGCCTGCAGCGTCGTGAAGAACCTTCTGCCCACTCAGGAGCTGCAACAGCTCGCGCAGGTCTTCTGCAAGTACCTCACCAAGCTCGTCAAACACGAAACG ATCGATCCAATGGACGCGATAAAGGAGATCAGCGCGAAAGCACAGAACGCGATCAAATCGCTCCTCTATATAGTGACGCATATCGGGGCGAGCGAAGACGTGTTGGGCTCCCTGAAATTCCAGTCGCCCTTCAATTTCGGCTTCCTGTCCGAGATCCCGAGCATTCCCATCGCCCAGCTGTCCACCTGGAATTTGTTGCGCAACAAGGAGCTGCCGACGCTCATGGATCTGTACTACGCTTACAG ACCAACTCTGTATCTATCCGACATCATTCCACCGTTCAGCAAAGCAGGCGTGGTCACCGACGGAGGACACTTCTTCACGTTCGACGGTCGTCATCTGACACTGCCTGGCACCTGCTCCTACATCCTTGCCCAGGACATGCAAGACGGTAACTTCTCGGTGGTAGCTAACTTCAACCACGGCAGTCTGGCATCCCTCTCTATCACCGCGCCCGAAGAGAGCATGACACTCAAGTCCAATGGAAAC ATACTGGTGAACAACAAACGAGCCGATTTCCCAGCGAGCACGGAGAACCTGCACGCGTACCTGGCACATCCGTTCGGCAGTGTCAAGTCCGATTATGGTGTTCGCATCACGTGCACGCGCAAGGCGCCGATGGTCTGCGCCGTCCGTGTTTCCGGTTTCTACCACGGCAGAATGCGTGGCCTGTTAGGAGATGGCAACAACGAGCCCTACGACGACTTTACTCTACCATCTGGAAAG ATCGCCGAAAGCGGAACCGATTTTGGAAATGCATACAAACTGAAGGGCGACTGTCCAGCTGCGACTGCTGTCGAGCACAAAGATCGTGCCCCAGTCTGCACGGACTACTTCATTGGCCAAAGCTCCACCCTCAA GTCCTGCTTCAAGTATGTGAACCCGAGTCAATATCGCGAGGCCTGCGACCACGCAGTGGCCGCTGACCCTGCCTATGGAGCTTGTCTGATCGCCACGGCTTATCACTATGCCTGCTACTCCGCCGGCATTAAAACTACCAGCGTGCCACCGCCATGCG CGAACTGCCAGGTCGGCGCATCGACGATCGGCATCGGCGACACCTTCAGCGTAAAGATCCCGAAGAAGGAGGCCGACATCGTGATAGTGCTCGAGCAATCGTTGCCGAACGACCAAGTCTACAAGGATGTGATCACGCACCTGATTACTCTGGTCAGGGACGAGCTGAAGCAGGCAGGAATACC AGACGTGCACATCGGTCTGATTGGATACGCTGAAAACATGCCATGGCCGCAACACTACACGTTCAACGGAGAGACCAACATCACCGGCGAGTTGAAGAACATCAAGTTCCGCGGAACAGATCCCAAAGCCTCATTCCAG GAAGTGGTGAACGGACTGCGGGAACTCCGAAACTCGATGGGGCCAATCATGCTCCCTCTGATGTACGCCAAACAGAGGCTGGACGTTGAATTGGGCACCCTGAAGCTCACGGACGCCCACGAAGAGGCCATCGGCTATCCGTTCAGGCCTGGCGCAGCCAAGGCTGTGGTCGGCGTCCACGCTTTCGCCTGCGAGAAGAGCCCGCTACCGATTTCC ctgcaacATATAAGGCTGATGCTTGGACTGAAAACTTACCGGGACCTCGGGCTCACTTATTATCACATGTCTTACCCAACCGGATACGAACAGGACAAAGCGTACTCGGTGGACGACAGGAACAATAATCTCGCCAGCGAGAAGGGCGACGTCTGCGCTGACTTCGCGGTTTCC TCGGGCGGTGCAGCGTTCAATTTGGATAACTTGGCGCATGCCAGCCCGAAACAGAAGAAGCAATTCGCCCAAGTGGTCGCAAAGAAGATCGCCGCAGGGCTCATTCACACAGAACTCGAGGAGGATTGCTTGTGCGGGTACCAGTACGGTATCGTTGGCCGTGCTAAGTGCAAAATTGTCGGTAGCAAAAACCTGGCAAG AGACACCAAGGCTGGAGTGAAGGGTTAA